The following DNA comes from Cygnus olor isolate bCygOlo1 chromosome 15, bCygOlo1.pri.v2, whole genome shotgun sequence.
GTTCCCTCCAAGTGTTTTTCatagtagggtgatggttgtaccagatgatcttgaaggtcttttccaaccttaatgattctatgattgtattAAAGCTCTCAttctaaatacagaaacaaaaagttgGCTTAGAAAGGGTGACAGTTTATTAAATCCATAAGAGATTATACACAAAAATAAGTTACTTGCATAGAGAAAGTTTAAAGAGCTTCAGACAAGATTAACTCTGAAGTCAGCAGAGGCTTGATCCAGCGTGAAGAGTTTCTATTATCTGCATCTGAAAGACAATAGAGTAAACTGTAAGAGTCATTCAACCACAACTTGCAGTCACAAGGCAGTAAACCATGGCTGGGAAGGACTTGGGCCATTCAGTCAGATTTGCTATGCTTTCTCAGCATTACAATGAAGCACCAGTTTTCCAAAACTTGACCAAAAGCCTTATCCTGGGCAGGTGGGAGACCAACCTGCTGGTACAATAAACAACTTAATGCCCTAATGCTTGTGTCTACATAGCCATTTTAATCCTCACAGtgtggagaaataaaaattcgCTTGTGCTGTCAGAAAGCTCTCTGCTATATTCCCAACACTGATCAAAGGTCAACTACAAAGCCTAGAGCAGTTAGATGTATGACAGCAGCACTACCATGCTGTGTTGACCTAAGACTATTTTAAACTATCTCATCTTGTTCCACAGCTTATACCTGTTGTGCTGACGGTTCCCATTAGATGGCACTACAATTGCTTCTGTTGACTTGAAGGCAGTTTGAGATGCTCTCATCAGAGCTGCATACCTACAAAGAAATACAACCAGGCTCAGCACCACTTAAGCATGCTTCCAGTAGTCTCACTCTTCCATCCAGTTTAATTATCCACATCTGGCACACAAGTCTTACATTCCTACTGCACAGAGCAAGGAAGGTATGTCTGCCTGCAAGAGATGTTTTATTAAAGTTAAGTTTAAAATCAATACCTTGCCACAGTTTATTCTTGGTTAATTCAAGGCTCTGCATAGGGTTCTAGTATTTAGATCAAGACCTTAAAAGGTACTTGAATTGGCAAGCACCTGTtctcagggcttttttttttttttttgaaagagcaTGCTATCAAATTAAGTAAGCTTGGAAGAATTTTAGGAAAGCATTTGacaagcagctttttttccccttggctcAGGCTTTCAGAAGTTAGGTCCAAGATTCAGAGAGGAAATTATGTCTATTTTATTGAAGTGACCAGTAGTATACAGAATTCCTGATTTGCCTGAGCTCCCCACCAAGCCCTGAAGCTTCAGCTTAATCTCAAAGTACCACAACTACAGCTTACCCAGCCTTGGAGATGGGGTGGCTGCTCCCTTTACAGTCATGGTCCAGAGGATGCCGATGCTTTATGCAGAAATTACCATTGCACTGTTCACAAACTACCTTcatcatctcttttcttttgcagcctGGCTTTAAGCACTTGTTTGTGAAGATCTAGAAAACACAGGAAACTACATTAGCAATACCTGGTTGCTTTCTGAGATCAGCTTCCAAGCAGCGACCATGCTGAAGCATGAATGCTCAAGCACTCTtagagcaaaaaagaaacagaacaagctTCTATACATTCTGCTGTCAGAAAATGAAGCTTCACAAGCATTAGGCAAACAGATTTCAACAGCAGTTTTCTCACCTTCTCCTTTTGCTGTGCTGGATTGTATTTGCAGTCCTTATCCATGTGGGCTCCAACCACAACATCTGGTATTTCCCCCTTCTGTACTGGGACAGGTGCATTACAGAGTGGACACACCGGAACCTGCACATTCTGAGAACACACCACACAGATTAGAAGTCTGACCCAGTTACTGTTCtgcccttccccttttcttagCCATGGGTAATGATAGTATATTTACAAGTGCTTTATGTTCTACTCATTTACTAATGCTCTTAAAGATGTCCTTCATGAAGGTAACTGTATATTTGTATCCAAAAAGCCCGAAGTGCTATGCCAAATAAGTTTGTACCAACATATTcaataaattcactttaaatGTGATTGTAGGCTTCCTGAAACTGTAGTCTTGAACACCACACAGCCCAAGTATGAACGAGAGATTAATATTCAGCcccatttttcccatttatttatcCTGTAGTTTCATGCTTGCTGTCTTGCAGCTCAAAAAAATACGGGCTGCAGAAAGTTTTAGGCCACACTACATTAAAGTATAAAGCACCCCTCTTTGGGAAGGTGCGGAATAAGTGAAAGAAACTAGAATCCAGCAGTAGTAAGCTCAGAAGTGTTGTCCCATTGCAGCTGAAGTTCAGCTGTATCATTAGCTTATCTCATGGTTCTCTCACCTGCTTTTATTGAAACCACAGGTCAAATTTCAGAGCAGCCTTTCTGCATGATTTAGCAACTCTGCAGTGTCAATTACTGACTCACGTACAGGAACTTACTTTCTTGTAGGCAGAGCCACACTTGTGGTCATCATAACGGATATGGTCTTTGCAGAAGACTTCCCCACACGCATCACATTTCAGAGGCAGGAAGTCTGGGTAAggaatgaagagagaaaacagatttgtatACAGCAGAGCTAACAGCTTTACAGTGCACTTACTGAAGACAAATAAATCCTAAAGCAAATCATCATTTTGGTGTAGTCACAACCCAGGTAACTGTAGGAAGaggatgtattttttcataaacactgaaagacaaaagttaaaactgaaaacttttccctcttttccccccGTGCTAGACCAACACAAACCATCAATACCTCAGGAGTTCTTAGAACACTGAAACTTTTCAAGAGGCATTAGCCAGAAGCTTGGGATTGaagtacaaaaccaaaaccccatctcaaaagatattttccttcaaacacAAAAGCTCCATAGGCTTATTAACAACACACCAGCATGAAATGCTACAGCCTTCACTATTACTCTTCTACGGGATCTATTTAGGAGGTGCTACAGAAGAAGCCCGAGCATCTGGTAGTAACCAGCGCACCCCAATACAGAACCCAGCTCATCAAGAAGGGGACGGGGGACACCCCCCCCCGGCTCTcacccagcctcctgcaggcGCGCTCAGCGCAGTGCCGCCCCAGCTCCGGCAGCTCCATGCCCGCCCGCCTggtgccggccccgccgcctttATGCCTTCCTGCTGACTCAGCCCCCGTCCGCTGCTGAGTCACgctcccgcccgccccggcccccgccgaTGACGTCACGGCGGGGAGAGCCAATGGGACCCCCGGGCCGCCGGCGCCGGCTGCTGCGCGCGCTAAGGGGGCGGCCAATCGGAGGGCGGGGGTGGGGATGTGCTGAGTCATGGGGAGGTGTGGTGGGGTGGGGCGGGGCTGGGATTGGGGATTGAGATTGGGGATTGAGATTGGGGATTGGGATTggggattgggattgggattgAGGTTGGGGATAGGGATGAGGGTTGGGATTGGCACTGAGATTGGGGATGGAGATTAAGGATAGGGATGGGGATAGAGATGAGGGTTGGGATTGAGATTGGGGATGGGGATAGGGATTAGGGATAGGGAGGGGGATTAGAGATTGGGATTGGGGAGGGGGATTAGGAATGGGGATAGGGTGAGAGTTGGGATGGGGattggggatggggatggggattaGGAATGAAGATTGGGGATAGGGATGGGGATGAGGGTTGTGATTGGGATGGGGGATAGGGATGAGGATTGAGATtggggctggggttggggttgggttTAGTGCTGGCGGTGGGAAGGAGTGTTTTTGTCCCAGCAGGCTGATACTCGGGACCCTACTGTAGGATTTCAGCACACACTAACTGGTTTGGGTGGACGAgcatcagctgcagcaggggtTTGCATGGGTCAGCTGATAAAAAGTCCCTCAGCTGGCCTCTGCTCCAAAGCAGTCACCTCACTTCAAGGAAAGCTGATCCGACAGGCAGCAGGAGACTGAGGCGTGGTTTAGAAACGCTGACCTTTCCCCTACCCGTTGGCTGTGTGTAATAAAGTTTACCTCATGCGAGGGAGGGAGGCCTATTGACTTAATGACACTCGTGACCAGATTGAGAAATGATGGAGCGTTGTCCCacctctgctctccccagagAACACATGGCTGTCCCATGTACACGGCTCGGATGCGGAGTGGAGCTGGGAGATGGACGAGGAGCTCTAGGAAGGTGTGTGGAGACAGACTGAAACGGCCAATTTGTGCTTGGGAACAGCAGGTGCCACTCACCTGTCCTCCATGTCACCATGCCATGTGGCGTTTGTGGCGAGGTAGCGGCTCAGGTGGCAGCGCTGTGAAAGGCAACGCTGGAGCAAGGGGCCGAGTCCTGTCCCTCCGCCTGGTATGGCTACAGGAGCACAGACGTGGGGGACTGACAGGAGAAGAGACCTTCAGTCGTTAAAGTCAAGCATCCCTTGAACACACGAATATTTCATGTAACTCCCTTCAGGAACAAACCAAACCTAGTGTTAGCTCCTTATTCCCATCAGAAGGCTGTCCTACCTCACTGATCTCATGATAAAAACACATCTTCcaagtttccattttaaaagtttccCTGGCCATCAGCAGTGTTGTCCTTGACTTTATGTAGTTTCTTCTCTCCTCACCCCGTCTGGGTAAACAGCACTtgaaaaaatatccaaatacAATCAACAATGGGAAGTCCAGCCATGTAAGGAACTTCAAGACTTTTGCTCCTCTATACCTTTATACGTCAGCACCATTATACATCAGCACCGTTACACTATTATAGAATACTCCAGAACTTGGGAAGCGCAAAGAAAATCACATGCTCTGCTGAGCTTGGTGTCTGGTTTTTCTTACATGCCCAGTGCCCGAGAGGACTGGAACCCCAGTAATCTCCTAAAGCAGTGGGGTGAGCtaggcaggaggaagagaaaggtaTCTATGCTGGCTGGTGGGCTCACGGTGCTCTGCAGCCCGGGGAACCGCTGCCAAAGGGATCACGTTTtgtggtggggaaggaggagtCCGTACGGATGACAACAGAAACAGCTATGCACAGATTAGATACTCTTAAGGAAGACCGCAAATCCCGAGTCCAGAAACCCATACAGAACAGGCAGCCATCTTAATAGAAATGAGGATTAGAAATTAGCTGAGGTCTTTAGTGATATTTTTAGAAGTTTGCTTGTGACAGGTTAGGCTGCTGAGAACCGGAGGAATGTGCCCAAGGCCGCACTGCTCAGGAAGGGATCACACAGAGCAGTGTGTGGTTAGAGGCTGGCCGGCTCAGCGACAAGGCCGATAGCTGGGTTAGAAGTGGTTCGGGGAGAATTAGCGAGGGAAATTGCTTGAGAAGCAGAATTTGATTATGGGCAGCCAACGTGGATGTGTGAAAGGAGCACTACGTGTAACTTGCTGGCAACTGGGGGAGGTCTTGTTCCATGGCATGTGGATTTTATACAGCCTGATCCCCAAAGGGAAGGCCTGGCCTTCACCACTGCTGCGATGACACTTGGTGGGATGGATGGGGTCACCTCACTCCTTGGCTCTGCAcggtctctctctttttccctccatcccttCTACTCCTTTTCAGTGTGTGGTTTGTCTTCAGACACACACTGCATCCTAAAGGGGGAATAAAACACCTTGGAAGAGGCTCatgcttttcagctttgtgCATGTCAGTTCCTTCAGACAGGGCCCCCAAGACTCCATTTTGGAGAAGGCCAGGAACGCtctgcagaagagcaaaaacCCTCTGGCAGCCTCAGACCTGCCCAGCACTGTCTTACAGGCCCACTGAAGACCAAGTGTGGAGGAAGAACAGCTGAGGGAGGCTCAACCCAGCTGAAGGACCACCACAGTGCCCAGGGGAGAGACAGGAGGTCTTCAAAGACCTTCCCTGTCACCCCTCTTGTGGCAGCCCCTATAACGTGGCTAATGTAATGTGTGTAATGTAATGTATGTAATGTATAATGTGGCTAAcagtaataatatatatatagtataatCTTCAGCATGGAGGGAGAGCTGGAGTCATGGTGGGCTCCATCCTATCCTTCGGGCAAGGCACATCCCCTTCCCACCAAGCTGCATTAAGATGAGCCCGAGATGCCCATGACCAAGACATCCTGAACCCACCCAACTCCTCTCCCCGTTGTGTGTTCAAATTCCTCCCAACACCatccagcacacacacacaagtccCCTGTccctggtgtccccagggccacctTGTCACCCACAGTCCTCCTGAGCAAGCCAGGAGCAGCCTGGTGACTCCGTTAACATCCAGGTGGCTCCAGCTCACATTTCCCTCTTCCAGGTCTCTGAACTCCCATCCCATCATCCTGGTTTTTGGCTCATAATTTTATACCaggcttttaaaactgaattttatttttattgcagtgaccctgcagtgctgccagaTCCCTCTGTGGAGGAGACGTGACATCTCCATTACATAGCTCAGATAAGTGTCTTAAAGAGACCACACACAAAGGAACCTAATGGTACCTATTTTTATTAGGTTTATTACAGGAGGGGAAGTAAAGCAGGCCCATCTCCCCACAGGATACTCCGTTAACAGCAGCAGACAGAGAGGAGAGATCTGTGGAGGCGGATCAGTTTTCCAAGAATATTAGCTACTGCTGCTCTAAAATTAGAGTCTAGGGAGAGCAGAGAGGTTGACATAATTGAAAGGGCTGTCTTATGGGATGACATAGTTAAACGAGCCCATGATCAGCTTTGGAGTGACAGCTCAGCGACTTCTTCTAATCCCCAAAGGAGCACCAAGTTGCGAGGCTGTGATTTAACTAGTCCTGGATCTTATCTTGTGATGATGCCAATATTGTTAGAACCCATTTCTAAAGAGTTGTCTCCAAAATCACCGTATATGAACTGACTGCTTTCACAGGCACGTCTCCTGCAGCTCCACCTTCAAAGCCCATCACTGATACAAACACTTCTCTGCTGCCCATCCTACAGACCCCAGACTGTCCCCATAGGCTGGGCTAGAAGGGCAGACCCAGAAGCAGGATTAAGAACCTCATTTCAGGatgaagctgaaaaatgtcCTTGAGCTGCACATTTTATTCAACATAATTTAATATCAAACACAAACTAACAAAGTTAGAGGTGAAATATAATAGCAGGAACCCCATAAAAAGTAACCTAATCTGTAAGATAAATAGACAACACTTTAGCCTGGGGAGACagcaaataaaagagaaatatgagCAGAGCTGTTCTCAATTCATAAGtaactttaaagagaaataatgaagaTGACTTCTCCAACTTTTAATGTCCTAAGATTCTTCTCAACAAAAACAACtggcatttttaatgtttccttcaTACGCTCTCACAAGGAGGATGTCTTCAGACAAGTGGCCCGGACTGTTCCCACACAAGGAAACACCCACTGGCATGAGCAAGCAGAAGAGGGGCCAGAAATGGTTCAGAGGGACCAGGCTGCAATTTCTGGAGGGGCAGAAGAGGTCGGGATGGAGATATGAACCCTCATGCTGGTGGAACCTCCTGGCTGCCTGTGGtggccacctcctgctgctgtgtttcaggTGTAAAACTCAGAGCACCCACAGCTTTCGGGGCAGCGTTAgccagttttattttactttttagcCCGTTTTTGTTAGTGCCTACTTAAACTTCAAAGGCTGGGATTTTCCTAGCAGCCTAATACATTTAGGCACTTGAATCCCATTGCGTTTTGGGTTTGTATCAGGCCTTAGGCTCCTTGGCAAATCCCTGCTAAGTGCCTAAAGGCTCATCTCCACAGAAAAGCACCAGATTTACAGAGATATCGTTGTATCAGCATGAGCTCGTTTCTTCCATAGAAGAGTCTCTTGTTTAAACGCCCTTCCTAAATGACAAAGCAAACTGGAAAGGGGCTTGTCTGCTGGGTAATTTTCAGCAGTAGGTACCTGTAGGGGAATGTTAAATTCTCTCCTCGGGTTATACTGAAAGTAAGCTTTGCTTTGTAGGCTGAACTTCTTCAATTAAAGAGAACAAGCACTCCTAATCCCCTGCTCTCAGCCCTCCAGGGGAAACCTCAGGcctgccaggcagagcagaTTTGATGTTTTAGAGGTAAAACCCACCATACCCTAcctcccaccacctccctgacACCTGTTACATATCCAACCTTTTGGAGCATCCgggcagagaggaaggaagaagcttCTCCTTCTTTAGTATTGCTATGTACAATGtaggaagaacaaa
Coding sequences within:
- the ZFAND2A gene encoding AN1-type zinc finger protein 2A isoform X2 → MELPELGRHCAERACRRLDFLPLKCDACGEVFCKDHIRYDDHKCGSAYKKNVQVPVCPLCNAPVPVQKGEIPDVVVGAHMDKDCKYNPAQQKEKIFTNKCLKPGCKRKEMMKVVCEQCNGNFCIKHRHPLDHDCKGSSHPISKAGYAALMRASQTAFKSTEAIVVPSNGNRQHNRCR
- the ZFAND2A gene encoding AN1-type zinc finger protein 2A isoform X1, whose amino-acid sequence is MELPELGRHCAERACRRLDFLPLKCDACGEVFCKDHIRYDDHKCGSAYKKNVQVPVCPLCNAPVPVQKGEIPDVVVGAHMDKDCKYNPAQQKEKIFTNKCLKPGCKRKEMMKVVCEQCNGNFCIKHRHPLDHDCKGSSHPISKAGYAALMRASQTAFKSTEAIVVPSNGNRQHNRYKLWNKMR
- the ZFAND2A gene encoding AN1-type zinc finger protein 2A isoform X3, with protein sequence MELPELGRHCAERACRRLDFLPLKCDACGEVFCKDHIRYDDHKCGSAYKKNVQVPVCPLCNAPVPVQKGEIPDVVVGAHMDKDCKYNPAQQKEKIFTNKCLKPGCKRKEMMKVVCEQCNGNFCIKHRHPLDHDCKGSSHPISKAG